From a region of the Acinetobacter calcoaceticus genome:
- a CDS encoding putative solute-binding protein translates to MQFSKMLLLAMGLTTVSFAAQAKQTVCVFDFVGKNGDVYALMKDYQLAAKTWGADIELKVNQNEAVIAEDFKAGKCDGISVSGMRGRQFNSFTGSLDAIGAIPDLKLAVKVMQGLASSTFSKYMVNGRYEVVGVIPVGDAYLLVNDRSINTVAKAAGKKIAVLDYDEAQKIMVQQVGAQAVSADITNFGAKFNNHQVDIIGAPAAAFKPLELQKGLGTKGAIVNYPILQVTGNIIIRPDKFPAGFGQKSREWVSGQLPRAFTILGKMKADIPQKYWMDVPPADKPGYQKLMRESRISLTQRGVYDKRMMKLLWQFRCKQDAKNFECGLQDENYK, encoded by the coding sequence ATGCAATTTTCCAAAATGCTATTACTTGCGATGGGACTGACCACAGTTTCTTTTGCAGCTCAGGCTAAACAAACAGTATGTGTTTTTGACTTCGTTGGTAAAAATGGCGATGTCTATGCGCTGATGAAGGATTATCAACTGGCCGCTAAAACCTGGGGAGCTGATATCGAACTGAAAGTAAACCAGAATGAAGCCGTTATTGCCGAAGATTTTAAAGCAGGCAAATGTGATGGCATCAGTGTGTCAGGCATGCGTGGTCGTCAATTTAACTCATTTACAGGGTCATTAGACGCAATTGGTGCCATTCCTGACCTCAAGCTTGCTGTAAAAGTGATGCAAGGTCTGGCAAGTTCGACTTTTAGTAAATATATGGTTAACGGTCGCTATGAGGTTGTAGGGGTTATTCCAGTAGGAGATGCCTATCTGTTAGTAAATGACCGTAGCATCAATACAGTAGCGAAAGCTGCAGGTAAGAAAATTGCTGTTCTTGACTATGATGAAGCTCAAAAGATTATGGTTCAGCAGGTAGGGGCGCAGGCTGTTAGTGCCGATATAACAAATTTCGGTGCTAAATTTAATAACCATCAGGTAGACATTATTGGTGCGCCAGCGGCGGCCTTTAAACCTTTGGAACTACAAAAAGGTTTAGGGACAAAAGGGGCGATCGTGAACTATCCGATCTTACAGGTGACAGGAAATATTATTATCCGTCCTGATAAGTTCCCAGCTGGTTTTGGTCAGAAATCTAGAGAGTGGGTTTCGGGTCAGTTACCACGTGCCTTTACCATTTTAGGTAAAATGAAAGCTGATATTCCACAAAAATACTGGATGGATGTTCCACCAGCAGATAAACCGGGTTACCAAAAGCTGATGCGTGAGTCACGAATTAGCCTTACACAACGTGGTGTGTATGATAAACGTATGATGAAACTACTATGGCAATTCCGCTGTAAGCAAGATGCTAAAAACTTCGAATGTGGCTTGCAAGACGAGAATTACAAATAA
- a CDS encoding alpha/beta fold hydrolase, whose amino-acid sequence MDLTKRIHQYTRGAWTFDVIDSGPIDGPLVVLLHGFPETAHSWEQTSKLLHQHQFRTLAIHQRGYSLNARPQSRFQYSLSELVEDVASFIKQLDQPVYLIGHDWGSAIASGVAMKYPQYIQHLTLVSVPHQAAFLKACLSSSQLFKSYYFAVFQLPLLPEFLFKKLPKLGRKFLKSSGMTEQQIEIFEIEFIKENRLGTALNWYRGFFWDKPQSPFKTIDVPTLFIWGKHDIAVTEKSAKLNSSYFKNSYNAVFMDASHWIPYQNAPELVQYFLESIREK is encoded by the coding sequence ATGGATCTGACCAAACGTATTCATCAATACACACGTGGGGCTTGGACATTCGATGTGATTGATTCAGGCCCTATAGATGGCCCACTCGTTGTTTTATTACATGGTTTTCCCGAAACTGCTCATAGTTGGGAGCAAACCTCCAAGTTATTGCATCAGCATCAATTTAGAACACTTGCAATTCATCAACGCGGTTATAGCTTAAATGCTAGACCTCAAAGCCGATTTCAATATTCACTGAGTGAACTTGTAGAAGATGTTGCAAGTTTTATTAAGCAATTAGATCAACCCGTCTATTTAATTGGGCATGACTGGGGATCGGCAATCGCTTCAGGCGTAGCAATGAAGTATCCACAATATATTCAACATCTCACTTTAGTTTCAGTTCCTCACCAAGCTGCATTTTTAAAAGCCTGCCTAAGCAGCAGCCAACTCTTTAAATCTTATTATTTTGCAGTTTTTCAGCTTCCTCTTCTTCCTGAATTTTTATTTAAAAAGTTGCCTAAATTAGGTCGTAAATTTCTTAAGTCATCTGGCATGACCGAGCAGCAAATCGAAATCTTCGAGATCGAGTTTATAAAGGAAAATAGATTAGGCACGGCGCTGAACTGGTATCGTGGTTTTTTTTGGGACAAGCCTCAAAGCCCGTTTAAAACAATAGATGTTCCTACTCTTTTTATTTGGGGTAAACATGATATTGCCGTTACAGAAAAAAGTGCCAAGTTAAACTCAAGTTATTTTAAAAATAGTTATAACGCAGTTTTTATGGATGCTTCGCATTGGATTCCATATCAGAATGCACCTGAACTTGTGCAATACTTTTTAGAATCTATCCGTGAAAAGTAA
- a CDS encoding putative solute-binding protein produces the protein MKKIVLAMAAASVVGFSASAQAASTVCVFDLLGKAGDSYKMMEEWALAAKGWGTEINLVPRQDEAVADNDFKAGKCDAVAMTAMRARQYNKFAGSIDSLGGVPNNQIAQRAITYVLDARNAAKMTTNMGGKKYEVAGISPLGSAFIFVRDKNINSVEKAAGKKFAVLGYDDAQKIMVQRVGAQAVLSDISNFAAKFNNGQVDMVGAPAYAYKPLELNKGLGANGVMWNFPVLHVTADLVLRSDKFPAGFGQKSRDWFVKQLPKNFAMINRLEAQIPGKYKMNLSAEDKLKYQKMLRDGRMDLTKRGVYDAGMMSVLKKARCSVDKANFECSMPGE, from the coding sequence ATGAAAAAAATCGTACTTGCTATGGCTGCCGCTTCTGTTGTTGGTTTTTCTGCTTCAGCGCAAGCAGCGAGTACCGTGTGTGTATTCGACCTCTTAGGAAAAGCAGGCGACTCATATAAAATGATGGAAGAATGGGCTCTAGCTGCAAAAGGCTGGGGTACTGAAATTAACTTGGTACCTCGTCAGGACGAGGCTGTTGCTGATAATGATTTTAAAGCGGGTAAATGTGATGCTGTAGCAATGACAGCAATGCGTGCACGCCAATATAACAAATTTGCAGGATCTATCGACTCACTTGGCGGTGTTCCAAATAACCAAATCGCTCAACGTGCAATTACTTATGTATTAGATGCGCGTAATGCAGCAAAAATGACCACTAATATGGGTGGTAAAAAATACGAAGTAGCTGGTATTTCTCCGCTAGGTTCAGCGTTCATTTTCGTGCGTGACAAAAACATCAACTCTGTTGAAAAAGCTGCGGGTAAAAAATTCGCTGTATTGGGTTATGACGATGCACAAAAAATTATGGTGCAGCGTGTAGGTGCTCAAGCAGTTCTTTCTGATATTTCAAACTTTGCTGCGAAATTTAATAATGGCCAAGTAGATATGGTAGGTGCGCCTGCTTATGCTTACAAACCATTAGAATTAAATAAAGGTTTAGGTGCAAACGGTGTAATGTGGAACTTCCCTGTATTACACGTTACAGCTGATCTAGTATTACGTTCTGATAAATTCCCAGCTGGTTTTGGTCAAAAATCTCGTGACTGGTTTGTTAAACAGTTGCCTAAGAACTTTGCAATGATCAACCGTTTAGAAGCTCAGATTCCTGGCAAATACAAAATGAATTTAAGTGCAGAAGACAAACTTAAATATCAAAAAATGTTACGTGATGGTCGTATGGACTTAACTAAACGTGGTGTTTACGATGCAGGAATGATGTCTGTATTGAAAAAAGCACGTTGTTCTGTAGACAAGGCTAACTTTGAATGTTCAATGCCTGGTGAATAA
- the cybC gene encoding cytochrome b562, protein MMGQKVLASLLISCVFLGSSAVWAADLETNMKTLAKSTKVFAETKDAANAKQQLVVMREAAVSSKQYLPHKLEGLPSENVQIKEYQAGLDQLVAEIDKVTALVEHGQLDQAKTEAMNLVKIRNENHKKFR, encoded by the coding sequence ATGATGGGTCAGAAAGTATTAGCTAGTTTGTTAATCTCATGTGTGTTTTTAGGAAGCTCTGCGGTTTGGGCAGCTGATTTAGAAACGAATATGAAAACTTTAGCTAAGAGCACTAAAGTATTTGCTGAAACGAAAGATGCTGCTAATGCGAAACAACAACTTGTTGTAATGCGTGAAGCAGCGGTTTCTTCTAAGCAATATTTGCCGCATAAACTCGAAGGTTTGCCCTCAGAAAATGTACAGATAAAAGAGTACCAAGCTGGTTTAGATCAGCTTGTTGCCGAGATTGATAAAGTAACAGCATTGGTTGAGCACGGACAGTTAGATCAAGCAAAAACTGAAGCAATGAATTTAGTCAAAATTCGAAATGAAAATCATAAAAAATTTAGATAA
- the erpA gene encoding iron-sulfur cluster insertion protein ErpA produces the protein MNAQALVLTDNAANKVRQLRDSEGNDDLMLRVYVTGGGCSGFSYGFNFAESANEDDAEFVNGDVKMLVDSLSYQYLIGSVVDYVEGLEGSRFIIQNPNATTTCGCGSSFSI, from the coding sequence ATGAATGCCCAAGCTCTAGTTTTGACAGATAATGCTGCCAATAAGGTACGCCAACTCCGTGATAGTGAAGGGAATGACGATCTCATGTTACGTGTATATGTAACAGGAGGCGGGTGTTCAGGATTTTCATATGGCTTTAATTTTGCTGAAAGTGCAAATGAAGATGATGCAGAATTTGTAAATGGCGATGTAAAAATGCTTGTTGACTCGCTTAGCTACCAATATTTAATTGGCTCAGTGGTTGATTATGTAGAAGGTCTTGAAGGTTCGCGTTTTATCATCCAAAACCCGAATGCAACAACAACATGTGGTTGTGGTTCTTCATTCTCGATTTAA
- a CDS encoding anhydro-N-acetylmuramic acid kinase has product MSAIYIGVMTGTSMDGVDIVAASFEPLQLHATLTVPFEPELRDELMALTLPDDNEIDRMGKADVALAQMIGHGINTLIEKHQLDRSQIKAIGSHGQTIRHRPEHGFTLQIGDPNIIAEITQIPVVSDFRRRDMAAGGQGAPLVPAFHQALFQHPSIHRVILNLGGIANVSMLPANNADGVFGFDTGPANILMDAWCHRHTGHPYDENGDWAAYGHPIRSLLDRLHAHEYFSKEPPKSTGREDFNIDWLDDQLIDWRNDLTYDELEDTPENIQATLLKLTVRAIQKAIYRSEMETGEVYVCGGGAYNSYLLEQLRWRLRKHNWSVQPTDVLGLSPTWVEATAFAWLAMRFVNGLSGNLPAVTGASDFRILGTITAV; this is encoded by the coding sequence ATGAGCGCAATCTATATCGGCGTAATGACTGGCACTAGTATGGATGGTGTGGATATTGTTGCGGCTTCATTTGAGCCACTACAGCTTCATGCCACTCTTACAGTTCCATTTGAACCCGAGTTACGTGATGAGCTTATGGCATTAACTTTACCCGATGACAATGAAATTGACCGTATGGGTAAAGCTGATGTTGCTCTGGCCCAAATGATTGGTCACGGGATTAATACTCTCATTGAAAAACATCAGTTAGATCGAAGTCAAATTAAAGCGATTGGTTCGCATGGGCAGACAATTCGTCATCGCCCAGAGCATGGTTTTACTTTACAAATCGGTGATCCGAATATCATTGCAGAAATCACTCAAATTCCTGTCGTTTCTGATTTTCGTCGCAGAGATATGGCAGCTGGCGGTCAGGGTGCACCATTAGTTCCAGCTTTCCATCAAGCATTATTTCAGCACCCAAGTATTCATCGTGTGATTTTAAATTTGGGTGGTATTGCCAATGTGAGTATGCTGCCTGCCAACAATGCAGATGGTGTATTTGGTTTTGATACAGGTCCTGCAAATATTTTGATGGATGCGTGGTGTCATCGCCACACAGGTCATCCATATGATGAAAATGGTGATTGGGCAGCTTATGGGCACCCCATCCGCTCTTTACTCGATCGCCTTCATGCACATGAATATTTTTCTAAAGAACCACCGAAAAGTACGGGACGTGAAGATTTCAATATTGACTGGTTGGATGATCAGTTAATCGATTGGCGAAACGATCTAACTTATGATGAGTTAGAAGACACACCTGAAAACATTCAAGCCACCTTATTAAAACTTACTGTGCGTGCCATTCAAAAAGCAATTTATCGCTCAGAGATGGAAACAGGTGAAGTATATGTATGTGGTGGCGGTGCTTATAACTCTTATTTATTAGAACAATTACGTTGGCGTTTACGTAAACACAATTGGTCAGTTCAACCTACAGATGTGTTAGGACTCTCCCCTACTTGGGTCGAGGCTACAGCGTTTGCTTGGTTAGCAATGCGTTTTGTAAACGGATTAAGTGGTAATTTGCCAGCGGTAACAGGTGCTTCAGATTTCAGAATTCTAGGGACGATCACGGCGGTATAA
- a CDS encoding ATP-binding cassette domain-containing protein: protein MIQFDQVSLRRGGRVLFQKASMQLHPGWKIGLTGVNGAGKSTLFAALLGSLGADEGSLTRPSGWIVAHMAQEVKALDMSAIDFVLSGDEEFWDIQNKLTQPDQLTDSELAQLHGRFDEIHGYSAPSKAAQLMAGLGFLENQLRLNVASFSGGWRMRLNLARTLMSRSDLLLLDEPTNHLDLDAILWLEDWLKAYEGTLILISHDRDFLDAITDHILHIENQELTLYTGNYSTFETTRSERLAQQQQAFEKQEETRAHLQKFIDRFKAKATKARQAQSRIKQLERMQELAPAHIDTPFTFSFREPTKMSSPLLTLDNASIGYGDKQIAEKIRLQITPTSRIGLLGMNGAGKSTLIKSLVGDLPLLAGERKASELLNIGYFAQHQMDALDGHATPMLQIARLADKKISEASLRSFLGSFGFSGERMDTPCETFSGGERARLALALIVWQRPNVLILDEPTNHLDLDMRHALSMALQDFEGAVVLVSHERQLIASVCDELLLVHGGKCTEFEGDLQDYAKWLREARQQLINAQTTVGQNNSSSTAPAPAKVDKEAQRKEAARRREQTRPIRKNIEKIESQIEKLQLQLAKIEESLADTSLYDAARKDDLLKLMNEQTELKAKLEQYEEQLLELMMELEEMEASFD, encoded by the coding sequence ATGATTCAATTTGACCAAGTTTCTTTACGCCGCGGTGGACGTGTTCTATTTCAAAAAGCGTCTATGCAATTACACCCAGGCTGGAAGATTGGTCTGACGGGAGTGAATGGTGCAGGCAAATCCACCTTATTTGCAGCTTTACTTGGAAGTTTAGGTGCCGATGAAGGTTCGCTGACTCGCCCTTCAGGCTGGATCGTGGCGCATATGGCGCAAGAAGTAAAAGCACTGGACATGTCTGCAATCGATTTCGTTCTTTCAGGTGATGAAGAGTTTTGGGATATTCAAAATAAGCTTACCCAACCCGACCAACTTACTGACTCTGAACTGGCTCAATTGCATGGTCGCTTTGATGAAATTCATGGTTATTCAGCACCATCTAAAGCGGCTCAACTCATGGCTGGTCTTGGTTTTCTAGAAAATCAATTGCGTTTAAACGTTGCGAGTTTCTCTGGTGGATGGCGTATGCGTTTAAATTTGGCGCGTACCCTAATGAGTCGTTCAGATTTATTATTACTAGATGAACCAACAAACCACTTAGACTTAGATGCAATCTTGTGGTTAGAAGATTGGCTTAAAGCTTATGAAGGTACACTCATTTTAATTTCGCATGACCGCGACTTTTTAGATGCGATTACAGATCATATTCTGCACATTGAAAATCAGGAACTCACCCTTTACACCGGAAACTACTCTACATTTGAAACTACGCGTAGTGAACGTCTTGCTCAGCAGCAACAAGCTTTTGAGAAGCAAGAAGAAACACGTGCTCACCTACAAAAATTTATTGATCGTTTTAAAGCAAAAGCGACGAAAGCTCGTCAAGCACAAAGTCGAATTAAACAACTTGAGCGCATGCAAGAGCTCGCTCCAGCCCATATTGATACACCTTTCACTTTTAGTTTCCGTGAACCGACCAAAATGAGTTCGCCGTTACTGACTTTAGACAATGCCAGCATTGGTTATGGCGATAAACAAATCGCCGAAAAAATCAGATTACAAATTACACCAACCTCTCGTATTGGTTTACTTGGTATGAACGGCGCAGGTAAATCGACCCTAATTAAGAGCTTAGTGGGTGATTTGCCGCTCTTAGCTGGTGAACGCAAGGCATCAGAGTTACTTAATATTGGTTACTTTGCACAGCACCAAATGGATGCTTTAGATGGCCATGCTACTCCAATGTTACAAATTGCCCGTTTAGCCGATAAAAAAATTAGTGAAGCGTCTTTACGTTCTTTTTTAGGTAGTTTTGGCTTTAGTGGTGAGCGCATGGATACACCATGTGAAACCTTTTCTGGTGGAGAGCGTGCTCGTTTGGCCCTTGCACTGATTGTATGGCAGCGTCCAAATGTTTTGATTCTGGATGAACCGACGAACCATTTAGATCTTGATATGCGTCATGCATTGAGCATGGCATTACAAGATTTTGAAGGTGCTGTCGTATTGGTTTCCCACGAACGTCAACTCATTGCAAGTGTTTGTGACGAGCTTCTTTTGGTACACGGCGGGAAATGTACCGAGTTTGAAGGTGATTTACAGGATTATGCAAAATGGCTACGTGAAGCACGTCAGCAACTCATCAATGCTCAAACTACTGTAGGGCAGAATAATTCTTCCTCTACCGCTCCTGCCCCAGCTAAAGTCGATAAAGAAGCACAGCGTAAAGAAGCAGCTCGCCGTCGTGAACAAACTCGACCTATTCGTAAAAATATCGAAAAAATTGAGTCTCAAATTGAGAAACTTCAACTACAACTTGCCAAAATTGAAGAGTCTTTAGCAGATACATCTTTATATGATGCAGCACGTAAAGATGATCTACTCAAGCTTATGAATGAACAGACTGAGCTGAAAGCTAAACTTGAGCAATATGAAGAACAGCTTTTAGAACTCATGATGGAATTGGAAGAGATGGAAGCCTCTTTTGATTAA
- a CDS encoding putative solute-binding protein: MKKGLGMMSTVFCCAMGTAHAGQNVCVFDLLGKSGESYKMMEEWVLAAKSWQADITLIPFQDEGLVDRKLREGKCDAAYMTSMRARNYNKFAGSIDAIGGVTSNAIAQKAISYVLDKRNKQRLLTTQNGTNYEVVGIVQIGLAYLFVRDKSVNSIEKVKGKKFAILHYDLAQKIMVESVGALPIPSEINDFVKKFNSGQVDAIAAPAYAYKPLEIGKGIGTKGAMFNFPVVNVTGDLIARTDKFPTDFGIKSRDWFIQKLPQNFAMIKRLEMGVPSKIRMNFSAEDKTKYQKLLREGRLNLTKQGVYDATMMSVLKRARCTVERTNFECTLNGE, from the coding sequence ATGAAAAAGGGATTGGGGATGATGAGTACAGTATTTTGCTGTGCTATGGGGACAGCACATGCGGGACAAAATGTATGTGTATTTGATCTATTAGGAAAATCAGGGGAATCCTATAAAATGATGGAAGAGTGGGTACTTGCAGCTAAAAGCTGGCAAGCTGATATCACTTTAATTCCATTTCAAGATGAAGGGCTGGTTGACCGTAAACTGCGTGAAGGCAAATGTGATGCCGCTTATATGACTTCAATGCGGGCGCGAAATTATAATAAATTTGCGGGTTCTATCGATGCGATTGGTGGGGTAACCAGTAACGCTATTGCTCAAAAAGCAATTAGTTATGTTCTAGATAAACGCAATAAACAGCGCTTATTAACTACCCAAAATGGAACGAACTATGAGGTTGTTGGTATTGTTCAAATTGGTTTGGCTTATTTATTTGTAAGAGATAAGAGCGTTAACTCGATCGAAAAAGTAAAAGGTAAAAAATTCGCTATTTTGCATTATGACCTTGCTCAAAAAATTATGGTAGAAAGTGTGGGGGCGCTGCCTATTCCTTCTGAAATTAATGATTTTGTGAAAAAGTTTAATAGCGGACAAGTCGATGCAATTGCTGCGCCTGCTTATGCTTATAAACCACTAGAGATTGGCAAAGGTATAGGCACTAAAGGGGCTATGTTTAATTTTCCAGTGGTGAATGTTACTGGAGATTTAATTGCGAGAACTGATAAGTTCCCTACAGATTTTGGCATAAAATCACGTGATTGGTTTATACAAAAATTACCTCAAAACTTTGCCATGATAAAGCGGTTAGAAATGGGCGTACCGTCAAAAATTAGAATGAATTTTTCAGCAGAAGATAAAACCAAATATCAAAAACTTTTAAGAGAGGGGCGTCTCAACTTAACCAAACAGGGTGTATACGATGCGACCATGATGAGTGTACTTAAGCGTGCTCGCTGTACAGTCGAACGGACAAATTTTGAATGTACGCTTAATGGAGAGTAG